The Leptospira mtsangambouensis sequence TTTTAAAAACTTTAAAGCCTTGGTTTTGAATAACAAATCCAGTGCCGGTCTGTGATTGGTTCTATATTCAATTTTGAATCTAGTCTAACAATCTCCAACATTTCTTTTACTTCTTCGATTCGGTAAGCAGCAAGCAAACTATTGTAAAAATCTTTTTTTAAAACCTTAGGTTCATCATTCGCATAACGTTCTACTAGTTGATTCGCAATGTTTAATGTATCTGGCCGCATCAAATCAGAAATAAAAATAAAACTATCTGAATGAATGGACCTCTGTACTGCTCCCCAAAATTCAAATGGATCATGCAAATGGTGTAATAAGGAATTAGAAAATACTAAATCATAAGGGGATTCAGGAACAAATTCCTGAATGAGTTCTTTTTTAAATTCCATTTTTTTGTTTCTTTTTTTTAGAACCATTATATCCATACGCTTCTTACAAAGATCTAACATGAACCCGGAACCATCTAGAAATGTAAAATTTGAATTCGGAAACTGTGAATACAGTCTAGACGACATATCACCTGGACCACATCCTAAATCCAAAATGGATTCAGGAGTAAACCTGGAAGGAAGTCTATCTTGAAACTTACGAATCAGAAAGGAATGAGCAGTTTCAAAGTCAGCGTGGGCATAAGACTCTACTTGGGTAGGATCTTCCATAAGTTCTGGCTCTGGAATTCGAACCATGTGGTGAAAGGAAAAGTTTACAGATCGTTTCATTCTCTATTAAGGATAAAAAATTCATGAGACAAATTATTCTATCCATTCTTTTCTTTGCGTTTCTCGCAAATTGTATGCTTACAGAAACAATAGGAATTCCCACCTATGGTGCAGTCAAAGGTTCGGAGGCAAAAAAACGGATCTCTGAAGCCATTTTTGAAGCAGAATCCACTGCTTCTTCCTTTTGGTTGGCGCAATCTGGGATGAAAGGAGGACAAGGCCCCATTTCTCCCCTCCTCCTGATCAATGGTTTTCTGGCAAAAATCCTGTATTCGTATCTTACAAAAATCGAAGATGAAGAGTATTTTATGGAATCATCTGTTTTACAGTGTGAATCAGATATTCGCACCAAGGGTGCATTGGCCCTAGGTGTTATTTATGATGGTTTAACAACTGTTGGGGGAGCATCTCGTGATGCCCTATTACTTCCGGAATTCGCTTCCTGCGACCTGGACCGCACAGGAAAAATTATCACATTAGAACCAATTCGCTTTTAAATGAGGGTCACTATGAAATCAATTCAATCTATCATATTCCTATCTCTTGTTTCTTCTTTGATTGTGAATTGCCAAAAGCCTCTTGCAACAGACAAGGATACACAATCGTTACTTGTCGCAGGAATATTTGGTTCTTGTTTTAGTCTCGACACTTGTTTTGATCAGTATGCAAAAACTACCGACGAGGGAGCTAGTTTTCAAGTATTCGATGGATCAGGTAACAGAATTTATGCGAGACAATCCATTTTAGATTATAATACCTATAAACCCATTGCGTCTGGATCCAAATGGGTAACTGCCATCACAGCCATGCGAGCCATTGATTGTAATTCCAATAGTGGAACGTTTGCAAACTGCGGGACAGTGACTACGGGAACCTGTGCCACGGGTGGTACCTTATCGTTGAGTCGAACCACGGGAGATATCCTCGGATGGACTGGAACTAAGGGAACCATTACTCTCCGGCAATTATTGTCTTTTACCTCTGGTCTCAATGCAGGCGGAGGAAATGGTTCAGGACAGGCCACCTGTATCTCTACATTGCCAGTCGGTGCATCAGGCACACAAAAAGATACTTGTGTCAATGAAATCCGGGATCAATCCACAGGAACACCCGGAGCTTTATTCCAATACAATTCCAACCATATGGCAGTCGCACAACGTATGTTAGAGATATCCTGTGGAAAAACATGGAATACCATTTTCACCCAGCTCATCGTCACACCTTTGGGTTGGGATGCTAGCCAAGCAGTTTGGAAAGGAAACTACCGAACAACAGAAGACACGGACGGAAGTTTGGCCGGAGCCTTTGGTCTCTCCATTTCTCCAGAACATTATGCAAGAATGATAAACGCACTCCTAATGAACGGAACTGCTAAAAATGCCTCAGGAGGAAATATTGCTAATTTTTTATCCACTACTTCAGTGACGGAAATTTTGGCAGACCAATACAATGGGGCAAAGATAGGTTACTCCCAATTTTCAGCCTTTGGGTATCGTTGGCAATACGGACTTGGTAACTGGAGATTTTGCACGACTACGGATGTACCCGCAGAATGCGATAAAGACCTTATATCGCACAGCATTGGAATCAATGGATTTTATCCGTGGATAGATAAAAATCGAAATTATATGGCAATCCTTGCTGTAAATAATATTGGGAGAAAAAATGGATTGAGTTTGTTACCAGCATCATCAACCTCATTATTCTTTGCAGAAACAGTGAGACCACTCATCCATCTACAAATAGGTAAGTAACCATGACAAAAAAACAAATCCTAATTATGACTTTGGTAGGAATCTCCTTTCTATCAAATTTATCTTCGCTCTTTGCCCAATCACCTGAATGGTC is a genomic window containing:
- a CDS encoding serine hydrolase domain-containing protein — translated: MKSIQSIIFLSLVSSLIVNCQKPLATDKDTQSLLVAGIFGSCFSLDTCFDQYAKTTDEGASFQVFDGSGNRIYARQSILDYNTYKPIASGSKWVTAITAMRAIDCNSNSGTFANCGTVTTGTCATGGTLSLSRTTGDILGWTGTKGTITLRQLLSFTSGLNAGGGNGSGQATCISTLPVGASGTQKDTCVNEIRDQSTGTPGALFQYNSNHMAVAQRMLEISCGKTWNTIFTQLIVTPLGWDASQAVWKGNYRTTEDTDGSLAGAFGLSISPEHYARMINALLMNGTAKNASGGNIANFLSTTSVTEILADQYNGAKIGYSQFSAFGYRWQYGLGNWRFCTTTDVPAECDKDLISHSIGINGFYPWIDKNRNYMAILAVNNIGRKNGLSLLPASSTSLFFAETVRPLIHLQIGK
- a CDS encoding class I SAM-dependent methyltransferase; its protein translation is MKRSVNFSFHHMVRIPEPELMEDPTQVESYAHADFETAHSFLIRKFQDRLPSRFTPESILDLGCGPGDMSSRLYSQFPNSNFTFLDGSGFMLDLCKKRMDIMVLKKRNKKMEFKKELIQEFVPESPYDLVFSNSLLHHLHDPFEFWGAVQRSIHSDSFIFISDLMRPDTLNIANQLVERYANDEPKVLKKDFYNSLLAAYRIEEVKEMLEIVRLDSKLNIEPITDRHWICYSKPRL
- a CDS encoding TIGR04452 family lipoprotein, with product MRQIILSILFFAFLANCMLTETIGIPTYGAVKGSEAKKRISEAIFEAESTASSFWLAQSGMKGGQGPISPLLLINGFLAKILYSYLTKIEDEEYFMESSVLQCESDIRTKGALALGVIYDGLTTVGGASRDALLLPEFASCDLDRTGKIITLEPIRF